The Rhinatrema bivittatum chromosome 4, aRhiBiv1.1, whole genome shotgun sequence genome window below encodes:
- the LOC115089310 gene encoding potassium channel subfamily K member 16-like, producing the protein MCTAKARMSMLLALGYLGYLLAGAAVFQALEQKAEQAVKNRTQRHKLAFLRNFTCLSQEDLERLVAVIIEATQQGIYPLSNESLLAEHSNWDFSSSFFFVGSTVTTIGYGTLAPRTAGGQIFCVIYALFGIPLNIIVLGHVSKTLSLLCERLGRCLSNKGMEKKKVKLLTMLFFLVTGIIAFLGIPPIFFMNMEGWNYREGVYYAFISLSTIGFGDYVVGSHPDRKYYRYYRALVAIWIIFGLAWLALLFNLLTACLEDTEKKIAKDFHKKVKAGKGKERASNAAWHTSSGPETEDVLLDTGGAAPKVDAAMADPSDTWNEDGASS; encoded by the exons ATGTGCACTGCTAAGGCGCGAATGAGCATGCTGCTAGCCCTGGGCTACCTGGGCTACCTGCTGGCAGGCGCAGCTGTTTTCCAGGCGCTGGAGCAAAAGGCTGAGCAGGCAGTGAAGAACAGGACCCAGCGTCACAAGCTCGCTTTCCTACGCAACTTCACCTGCCTGAGCCAGGAAGACCTGGAGCGGCTGGTGGCG GTCATTATTGAAGCTACCCAACAAGGAATATACCCTCTATCTAATGAATCACTGCTGGCTGAGCACAGTAACTGGGACTTCAGCAGCTCATTCTTTTTTGTGGGCTCCACTGTAACTACCATCG GTTATGGTACCCTGGCTCCAAGAACTGCAGGTGGTCAGATCTTCTGTGTTATTTATGCTCTGTTTGGAATTCCTTTGAATATAATAGTTTTGGGTCATGTCAGTAAAACACTTTCATTATTGTGTGAAAGGCTTGGAAGATGTTTATCTAACAAGGGAATGGAAAAG AAAAAAGTAAAGCTTCTGACCATGCTCTTTTTCCTGGTCACTGGGATTATTGCATTTCTGGGCATACCACCAATATTCTTTATGAACATGGAAGGCTGGAACTACAGGGAAGGGGTTTATTATGCATTCATCTCCCTAAGCACCATTGGTTTTGGGGATTATGTAGTAG GCTCACATCCAGACAGAAAATATTATCGCTATTACCGAGCACTGGTTGCCATTTGGATCATTTTTGGACTGGCATGGCTGGCTCTTCTCTTTAATTTACTCACTGCGTGCTTGGAAGACACCGAAAAGAAAATTGCCAAAGACTTCCACAAAAAAGTAAAGGCCGGTAAAGGAAAGGAGAGAGCCTCAAACGCAGCCTGGCACACCAGCTCTGGCCCTGAGACAGAGGATGTGCTGTTGGACACTGGCGGGGCTGCccccaaggtggatgctgcgATGGCAGATCCTTCAGACACATGGAATGAGGACGGGGCAAGCTCCTGA